Proteins co-encoded in one Anabas testudineus chromosome 8, fAnaTes1.2, whole genome shotgun sequence genomic window:
- the rdm1 gene encoding RAD52 motif-containing protein 1 isoform X2 has product MEVDILEFVVPVENNKTLFVWDIQPSFTEPQIYVRLVGVFSSFGPLYLVKVSPNAPLHPPGFFALIKFYSAAQALKAQRLTDGCSLFQSSPLKVRLSSKQTPHFLSPSRPLSHTHCLELANHCLGFNGWTSDILTLKELTNEEEEVEVGVGGEDEEAGGGRRMTLRFGCLLQLSFPYHGQTTRGAAVVEDSFTCTGNEKVMVELKQTPDQFLPEHTEGVIQVNEFSWSEFPADEDEGINEECDLTVT; this is encoded by the exons ATGGAGGTGGACATCCTGGAGTTTGTGGTTCCTGTGGAGAACAATAAGACACTGTTTGTGTGGGACATCCAACCATCGTTCACTGAGCCTCAGATCTAT GTCAGGTTGGTGGGGGTCTTCTCCTCTTTTGGCCCTCTTTACCTGGTCAAGGTGAGTCCCAACGCCCCGCTCCACCCGCCTGGATTCTTCGCCCTCATCAAGTTTTACTCTGCTGCTCAGGCCTTGAAGGCTCAACGACTCACTGATGGATGCTCACTGTTCCAGAGCTCCCCGCTCAAG gtgAGGCTCAGCTCCAAACAGACTCCTCACTTCCTGTCTCCAAGCAGACCGCTTAGCCACACCCACTGCCTGGAGTTGGCCAATCACTGCCTGGGATTCAACGGCTGGACGTCAGACATCCTCACG CTGAAGGAGCTGAccaatgaagaagaagaagtagaagtaggAGTAGgaggtgaggatgaagaggctGGAGGAGGTAGGAGGATGACTCTAAGGTTCGGGTGTCTTCTGCAGCTCTCCTTCCCCTATCATGGGCAGACGACCAGAGGAGCAGCGGTGGTGGAGGACAGCTTCACCTGCACAG GAAATGAAAAGGTGATGGTGGAGCTGAAACAGACCCCAGATCAGTTTTTACCTGAACACACAGAAGGAGTCATCCAG gtgaatGAATTCTCCTGGAGCGAGTTTCCAGCTGATGAAGACGAGGGTATTAATGAAGAGTGTGATTTAACTGTAACATAA
- the rdm1 gene encoding RAD52 motif-containing protein 1 isoform X1 has product MEVDILEFVVPVENNKTLFVWDIQPSFTEPQIYVRLVGVFSSFGPLYLVKVSPNAPLHPPGFFALIKFYSAAQALKAQRLTDGCSLFQSSPLKVRLSSKQTPHFLSPSRPLSHTHCLELANHCLGFNGWTSDILTLKELTNEEEEVEVGVGGEDEEAGGGRRMTLRFGCLLQLSFPYHGQTTRGAAVVEDSFTCTGPDVLLQKRCKLQKVVREKALVQAFTTVLLILLGNEKVMVELKQTPDQFLPEHTEGVIQVNEFSWSEFPADEDEGINEECDLTVT; this is encoded by the exons ATGGAGGTGGACATCCTGGAGTTTGTGGTTCCTGTGGAGAACAATAAGACACTGTTTGTGTGGGACATCCAACCATCGTTCACTGAGCCTCAGATCTAT GTCAGGTTGGTGGGGGTCTTCTCCTCTTTTGGCCCTCTTTACCTGGTCAAGGTGAGTCCCAACGCCCCGCTCCACCCGCCTGGATTCTTCGCCCTCATCAAGTTTTACTCTGCTGCTCAGGCCTTGAAGGCTCAACGACTCACTGATGGATGCTCACTGTTCCAGAGCTCCCCGCTCAAG gtgAGGCTCAGCTCCAAACAGACTCCTCACTTCCTGTCTCCAAGCAGACCGCTTAGCCACACCCACTGCCTGGAGTTGGCCAATCACTGCCTGGGATTCAACGGCTGGACGTCAGACATCCTCACG CTGAAGGAGCTGAccaatgaagaagaagaagtagaagtaggAGTAGgaggtgaggatgaagaggctGGAGGAGGTAGGAGGATGACTCTAAGGTTCGGGTGTCTTCTGCAGCTCTCCTTCCCCTATCATGGGCAGACGACCAGAGGAGCAGCGGTGGTGGAGGACAGCTTCACCTGCACAG GTCCAGATGTTCTGCTGCAGAAGCGCTGTAAACTACAGAAGGTGGTCAGAGAGAAAGCTCTGGTTCAGGCCTTCACTACAGTACTGCTCATACTACTAG GAAATGAAAAGGTGATGGTGGAGCTGAAACAGACCCCAGATCAGTTTTTACCTGAACACACAGAAGGAGTCATCCAG gtgaatGAATTCTCCTGGAGCGAGTTTCCAGCTGATGAAGACGAGGGTATTAATGAAGAGTGTGATTTAACTGTAACATAA
- the LOC113153106 gene encoding bryoporin-like, translated as MSIPTHRQCTVELQNKCSVYTLCNPHVHTISGRCDKPLPPSLSPSESGSALFIKTPHTACGSVGVFTYDLHNESADKSEGRIAVMFSVPYDFNFYSNWYAVGVFGLDKQCGKHLFEEMYNYTERGFVRGKAKGPSLTHKGGVVTVRATMSDSYQPVLKVQVCNT; from the exons ATGTCAATCCCAACGCATCGTCAGTGCACTGTTGAGCTTCAGAATAAATGCTCTGTGTACACCCTGTGTAACCCTCA tgtgCACACCATCAGCGGAAGGTGCGACAAACCTTTGCCACCAAGTCTGAGTCCCTCTGAATCTGGCAGCGCTCTGTTCATCAAGACTCCTCACACAGCCTGTGGATCTGTTGGAGTCTTCACTTACGACCTCCACAACGAGTCAGCAGACAAATCTGAGGGAAGAATCGCTGTGATGTTCTCTGTTCCGTATGACTTCAACTTCTACTCTAACTGGTACGCCGTGGGAGTGTTTGGGCTGGACAAGCAGTGTGGGAAACATCTGTTTGAAGAGATGTACAATTATACCGAGAGAGGGTTTGTCCGAGGCAAAGCTAAAGGGCCCAGTCTGACTCACAAAGGCGGAGTTGTCACCGTCAGAGCCACCATGTCTGACAGTTACCAACCTGTCCTCAAGGTTCAAGTGTGCAACACCTGA
- the ifnphi1 gene encoding interferon phi 1, giving the protein MLETLTHIFIFIFIMITCTTLLFVLCSVLTPALCCNWLKHYHHHSNNSLTLIRLMGGPLMDVMSPVPFPYKFYKDIRNTNEVKTQLVFVRDSLKHIFELYHRGNLSSVAWDTNHTHPFLQSIHRQTDELSQCVSKHITLQLLLVFSLQLPLYLIPNEQIYCMYRDVVITPVLFVQGWSSGSWELIRKETKRHLDHLDLLVV; this is encoded by the exons ATGTtggagacactgacacacatcttcatcttcatcttcatcatgaTCACCTGTACCACCCTGCTCTTTGTCCTCTGTAGCGTCCTCACTCCTGCTCTCTGTTGCAATTGGCTCAAGCACTATCATCACCATAGCAACAACTCCCTGACCCTCATCCGCCTCATG ggGGGTCCACTGATGGACGTCATGAGTCCAGTTCCCTTTCCGTACAAATTCTACAAAGACATACGAAACACCAATGAG gtGAAGACCCAGCTGGTTTTTGTCAGAGACAGTCTGAAGCACATCTTTGAACTTTATCATCGTGGCAACTTGTCCTCTGTTGCCTGGGACACTAACCATACCCATCCCTTCCTGCAGAGcatccacagacagacagacgaacTCAGTCAGTGTGTaagtaaacacatcacactTCAACTGCTCTTGGTGTTTTCACTTCAGCTCCCACT GTATCTCATACCCAACGAGCAGATC tactgtatgtacagggATGTAGTAATAACTCCAGTATTGTTTGTACAGGGGTGGAGTTCTGGGTCCTGGGAGCTGATCAGGAAGGAAACTAAGCGACACCTGGACCATTTGGACCTGCTGGTGGTCTAG